Proteins encoded in a region of the uncultured Paludibaculum sp. genome:
- a CDS encoding DUF3309 domain-containing protein: MLILLIILILLLGGGGGYYGHTRWGYGGGAGVGLGTILLIVLLLYLLGFLH; encoded by the coding sequence ATGTTGATCCTGCTCATAATCCTGATCCTGCTGTTGGGCGGCGGCGGTGGCTACTACGGCCACACTCGTTGGGGCTACGGAGGGGGCGCCGGCGTCGGGCTTGGCACCATCCTTCTCATAGTTCTGCTCCTCTACCTGCTGGGCTTCCTTCATTGA
- a CDS encoding CsbD family protein, with amino-acid sequence MKSGTRNEIEGKFHEVKGKVKEKIGEATNDPKLRDKGTGEKIAGTVQKKAGQIQKVFEK; translated from the coding sequence ATGAAATCAGGCACCAGAAACGAAATCGAAGGAAAGTTCCACGAAGTCAAGGGCAAGGTGAAAGAGAAGATAGGGGAAGCCACCAACGATCCCAAACTAAGGGACAAAGGAACCGGCGAGAAGATTGCTGGCACCGTCCAGAAGAAGGCTGGCCAGATTCAGAAGGTCTTCGAAAAGTAG